A region from the Cannabis sativa cultivar Pink pepper isolate KNU-18-1 chromosome 9, ASM2916894v1, whole genome shotgun sequence genome encodes:
- the LOC133031552 gene encoding uncharacterized protein LOC133031552: MAESILASVANYTSSYAVWNALEQKFASQTKARLLQLKGQFCNIQKGSLSISEYVDKIQSISDALCVAGSPVSNQDLILQMLNGLGPDFDSVVLGITSRSDDLTIEEVQALLLTHESRLVHHQSMTDLVVKMQANLTFGNGRSGGVQPYANIKNPSVESSSASTGRGRGYPCYNSQRVICQVCLRSGHTAPVCHYRFDKN; this comes from the coding sequence ATGGCTGAGTCAATCCTTGCTTCTGTAGCCAATTACACCAGTTCCTATGCCGTGTGGAATGCTCTTGAACAGAAATTCGCCAGCCAAACAAAGGCTCGACTACTTCAATTGAAAGGCCAATTCTGCAACATTCAAAAGGGAAGTCTCTCAATCTCTGAATATGTTGATAAAATTCAGTCGATTTCTGATGCGCTTTGTGTTGCTGGTTCCCCAGTCAGCAATCaagatttaattttacaaatgttAAATGGTCTTGGACCAGATTTTGACTCTGTTGTCTTAGGCATAACATCAAGGAGTGATGATTTAACGATTGAAGAGGTCCAAGCCCTGCTCTTGACTCATGAAAGCAGACTTGTGCACCATCAATCGATGACAGATCTTGTTGTAAAGATGCAAGCAAATCTCACCTTCGGCAATGGTAGATCGGGTGGTGTTCAACCATATGCCAACATCAAGAATCCCTCAGTTGAATCATCTTCTGCATCCACAGGTCGAGGTCGAGGATATCCTTGCTACAATTCTCAAAGAGTTATCTGTCAAGTCTGTTTAAGATCTGGACATACAGCCCCTGTGTGTCACTATCGGTTCGATAAAAACTGA